One window of the Peptacetobacter hiranonis genome contains the following:
- a CDS encoding bifunctional folylpolyglutamate synthase/dihydrofolate synthase, which yields MNYSEALDYIHSSHRFGMKLGLESTEKLMELLGNPQDELNIIHVAGTNGKGSICSFIAKVLEKSGYKVGLFTSPYLEVFNERIRINGENITDEHIAKSVSEVKLRIDKMLAEGYDSPTEFEIVTAMAFLIYKWENVDYAVMEVGLGGRYDSTNIIKNPLVSVIASISLDHTRVLGDTIAKIAYEKGGIIKKNSAVVVYSQGDEAEDVLKKIAAEENAEFIEADFSSINVKKDDVHSQIFDFSINGKEFKDMEIKLIGEHQVRNCVTALNAIDYLRRSGKVANITDDSVKAGILETKWPGRVEKVMENPTFIIDGAHNEDGARSLRKVLDKYFADRNLVLMLGMLEDKDIDTVLEILMPVFDRVVVTEPDNPRKISADKLKAKIEKYTGNVEAVEKIEDALERVLEVAEEGNVVISAGSLYMIGEVRTLLRNR from the coding sequence ATGAATTATAGTGAAGCTTTAGATTATATACACAGTAGTCATAGGTTTGGTATGAAGCTTGGGCTTGAGTCTACAGAGAAGCTTATGGAGCTTCTTGGAAATCCTCAAGACGAGCTTAATATTATCCACGTTGCAGGTACTAATGGTAAGGGTTCTATTTGCTCATTTATCGCAAAGGTGCTTGAAAAAAGTGGCTACAAGGTTGGGCTATTTACATCTCCATATCTTGAGGTATTCAACGAGAGAATTAGGATAAATGGGGAAAATATTACAGATGAGCATATTGCAAAGTCTGTGTCTGAGGTTAAATTGCGGATAGATAAGATGCTTGCTGAGGGGTACGATTCTCCAACTGAGTTTGAGATTGTGACTGCTATGGCATTTTTAATATATAAATGGGAAAATGTTGATTACGCGGTTATGGAAGTTGGGCTTGGTGGTAGATATGACTCAACAAATATTATAAAAAATCCACTTGTTAGTGTTATTGCATCTATAAGTTTAGATCATACTAGAGTTCTTGGGGACACTATTGCAAAAATTGCATACGAAAAAGGTGGAATTATCAAGAAAAATTCTGCGGTTGTAGTTTATTCTCAGGGGGATGAGGCTGAGGATGTGCTTAAGAAAATTGCAGCTGAGGAAAATGCAGAATTTATTGAAGCTGATTTTAGCAGTATAAATGTTAAGAAAGACGATGTTCATTCACAGATATTTGATTTTTCTATTAATGGAAAAGAGTTTAAGGATATGGAAATCAAGTTAATAGGTGAGCATCAGGTTAGAAACTGCGTGACTGCTTTAAATGCAATAGATTATCTTAGAAGAAGTGGCAAGGTAGCAAATATCACAGATGATAGTGTGAAAGCAGGTATTTTAGAGACAAAATGGCCTGGTAGGGTTGAGAAAGTTATGGAAAATCCTACATTTATTATAGATGGGGCACACAACGAGGATGGTGCGAGATCTTTGAGAAAGGTGCTTGATAAGTACTTTGCTGATAGAAATCTTGTGCTTATGCTTGGAATGCTCGAGGATAAGGATATCGACACTGTGCTTGAGATTTTGATGCCTGTTTTTGATAGGGTTGTCGTTACTGAGCCAGATAATCCGAGAAAGATTTCTGCGGATAAGTTAAAAGCTAAGATTGAGAAGTACACAGGTAATGTGGAAGCTGTGGAAAAGATTGAGGATGCTTTGGAAAGAGTGTTAGAAGTTGCTGAAGAAGGGAATGTAGTAATAAGTGCGGGATCTCTATATATGATAGGAGAGGTTAGAACGCTTTTAAGAAATAGATAA
- a CDS encoding 23S rRNA (adenine(2058)-N(6))-methyltransferase Erm(Q), with the protein MKAKSNNYRGKVDISVSQNFITSKNTIYKLIKKTNISKNDFVIEIGPGKGHITEALCEKSYWVTAIELDRSLYGNLINKFKSKNNVTLINKDFLNWKLPKKREYKVFSNIPFYITTKIIKKLLLEELNSPTDMWLVMEKGSAKRFMGIPRESKLSLLLKTKFDIKIVHYFNREDFHPMPSVDCVLVYFKRKYKYDISKDEWNEYTSFISKSINNLRDVFTKNQIHAVIKYLGINLNNISEVSYNDWIQLFRYKQKID; encoded by the coding sequence ATGAAAGCTAAAAGTAATAATTATAGAGGAAAAGTTGATATTAGTGTATCGCAAAATTTTATTACTAGTAAAAATACTATATATAAATTAATAAAAAAAACAAATATATCCAAAAATGATTTTGTTATTGAAATTGGACCAGGAAAAGGTCATATAACAGAAGCTTTATGTGAAAAAAGTTATTGGGTTACAGCTATAGAACTAGATAGAAGTTTATATGGAAATTTAATAAATAAATTTAAAAGTAAAAATAATGTTACTCTTATTAATAAAGATTTTTTAAATTGGAAATTACCTAAAAAAAGAGAATATAAGGTATTTTCTAATATTCCTTTTTATATAACAACAAAGATTATTAAGAAATTATTATTAGAAGAGTTAAATTCACCAACTGATATGTGGCTAGTTATGGAGAAAGGTTCCGCAAAAAGATTTATGGGAATACCTAGAGAGAGTAAATTATCATTACTTTTAAAAACTAAATTTGATATTAAGATAGTGCACTATTTTAATAGAGAAGACTTCCATCCCATGCCTAGTGTAGATTGCGTCTTAGTATATTTTAAAAGAAAATATAAATATGATATATCTAAAGATGAATGGAATGAATATACAAGTTTTATATCTAAGTCTATTAATAACTTAAGAGATGTATTTACAAAAAATCAAATTCATGCAGTAATTAAATACCTAGGTATAAATCTTAATAATATTAGTGAAGTTTCTTATAATGATTGGATACAGTTATTTAGATATAAACAAAAGATAGATTAG
- a CDS encoding ATP-binding protein, whose protein sequence is MIKREMYMSRIRPFINTDLVKVMTGIRRCGKSVMLELIKEELLQSGVNKSQFISINFEDMSYAHIQTAKALNDDIIERANKIEGKVYLFFDEIQEVKDWEKCINSLRVSLDCDIYITGSNAKLLSGELATYLGGRYVEFVIYPFSFAEFVELYREIYPDEPINMIFQKYVVFGGMPYLSNIRFEKTASIQYLHDLFNSVQLKDIVKRNNIRDVDLLERISAYVMANVGNTFSATSISKFFKSEKRNVAPDTILNYIKYCCDAYLFYQVKREDLQGKQILASNEKYYIADHGIREAVFGGNMKDINLILENIVYMELLRRGYEVRVGRSGNKEIDFVCYKRDEKIYIQVTYLLASEETIQREFGVYDDIQDNFPKYVVSLDEFDMSRDGIKHRNIRDFLLEKEWN, encoded by the coding sequence ATGATTAAGAGAGAAATGTATATGAGCCGCATTAGACCATTTATTAATACAGATTTGGTAAAAGTTATGACTGGGATTAGACGTTGTGGTAAGTCAGTTATGTTAGAGTTGATAAAAGAAGAGCTTTTGCAATCGGGAGTAAATAAAAGTCAATTTATTTCGATAAATTTTGAAGATATGTCATATGCACATATTCAAACAGCTAAAGCACTAAACGATGATATTATAGAAAGAGCTAATAAAATAGAGGGAAAGGTGTATCTTTTCTTTGATGAAATTCAGGAAGTGAAGGATTGGGAAAAGTGTATAAATTCACTTAGAGTTTCTTTAGATTGTGATATTTATATTACCGGATCTAATGCTAAGTTGTTATCCGGAGAGCTTGCAACTTATCTTGGAGGAAGATATGTTGAATTTGTTATATATCCATTTTCGTTTGCTGAGTTTGTGGAATTATATAGAGAAATTTATCCCGACGAGCCAATAAATATGATTTTTCAGAAGTATGTAGTATTCGGGGGGATGCCATATTTATCTAATATACGATTTGAAAAAACTGCATCAATCCAATATTTACATGATTTGTTTAACTCTGTGCAGCTTAAAGATATTGTAAAAAGAAATAATATTAGAGATGTGGACTTGTTAGAAAGAATAAGTGCATATGTAATGGCAAATGTTGGAAATACATTTTCAGCAACATCAATATCAAAATTCTTTAAAAGTGAAAAGAGAAATGTAGCTCCAGATACAATTTTGAATTATATAAAATATTGCTGTGATGCGTATTTATTCTATCAAGTGAAGCGTGAAGACTTACAAGGTAAACAGATTTTGGCATCAAATGAGAAGTATTATATAGCAGATCATGGTATCAGAGAAGCAGTTTTTGGTGGAAATATGAAGGATATCAACCTAATTTTAGAAAATATTGTTTATATGGAGCTTCTTAGAAGAGGATATGAGGTTAGAGTTGGTAGAAGTGGCAATAAGGAGATTGATTTTGTATGTTATAAGAGAGATGAAAAGATTTACATACAAGTAACTTATTTGCTTGCATCTGAGGAAACAATTCAGCGTGAGTTTGGCGTGTACGATGATATACAAGATAATTTTCCAAAGTATGTTGTATCGTTGGATGAGTTTGATATGAGTAGAGATGGTATAAAGCATAGAAATATTAGAGATTTTTTATTAGAAAAAGAGTGGAACTAG
- a CDS encoding valine--tRNA ligase, protein METNLNKTYDPKEFESRLYDEWMEKGYFASKPNKDKKPFTIMMPPPNITGQLHMGHALDHTLQDVLIRWKRMQGCETLWLPGTDHASIATEVKVVERIKKEEGKTKYELGRDEFMKRAWAWKEEFGGKIENQLKKLGDSCDWDRQRFTMDQGCNDAVKEFFIKLYEEGHIYRGHRIINWCPNCKTTLSDAEVEHEDQPGNFYHVKYFLKDSDQFLEVATTRPETMLGDSGIAVNPNDERYADIVGKTAILPLVGRELPIVADEYVDMEFGTGVVKMTPAHDPNDFEVGLRHNLEEINVMNEDGTMNDKCGKYAGMDRYECRKSIIDDLKEEGFLIKIKEHDHAVGTCYRCHTTIEPRLSEQWFVKMDKLAEPAIKILNDKELQFVPDKFDKTYLQWLENIRDWCISRQLWWGHQIPAYYCQECGEVVVAREMPEKCPKCGCTHFKQDEDVLDTWFSSALWPFSTLGWPNNTEELNYYYPTNVLVTGYDIIFFWVVRMAFAAMFCMNEKPFSHVLIHGLVRDSQGRKMSKSLGNGIDPLEIIDQFGADALRFTLITGNSPGNDMRFYMERVEFARNFANKLWNASRFVFMNWDEEMMNGVTRSDVEANLTLADKWIISRANNIVKDVTHNMDKFELGMALQKAYDFTWSEYCDWYIEMVKPRLYGDDVEAKKAALYTLTYVLETILKLLHPFIPFITEEIFDHLPTANGMIIVSEWPEFKEEDNMAKEEAMMDVMMDGIRNVRNVRSEMNVPPSKKAKVIMVPSEDKLEAVEAGKDYFKTLASASEVEVRADEVGIPEDAVSVVIDGVKIFIPLDELVDFEKELERLNKEKAKLEGEIKRVNGKLSNQGFLAKAPQKLVDEEKAKKEKFEEMMKSVEERLASIQAKLS, encoded by the coding sequence ATGGAAACAAATCTAAATAAGACTTATGATCCAAAAGAGTTCGAGTCAAGACTTTACGATGAGTGGATGGAAAAAGGTTATTTTGCTTCAAAACCAAATAAAGATAAAAAACCTTTCACAATAATGATGCCGCCACCAAATATAACAGGACAGTTACATATGGGGCACGCATTAGACCATACACTTCAGGATGTTTTAATAAGATGGAAGAGAATGCAGGGATGTGAAACACTTTGGTTACCAGGTACTGACCATGCATCAATAGCTACTGAAGTTAAGGTTGTCGAAAGAATTAAAAAAGAAGAAGGCAAAACTAAATACGAATTAGGTAGAGACGAATTCATGAAGAGAGCTTGGGCTTGGAAAGAAGAATTCGGTGGAAAAATAGAAAATCAGCTTAAAAAATTAGGGGATTCTTGTGACTGGGATAGACAGAGATTCACAATGGACCAGGGATGCAACGATGCAGTTAAAGAATTCTTTATAAAATTATATGAAGAAGGACATATATACAGAGGTCATAGAATAATAAACTGGTGTCCAAACTGTAAGACTACTCTTTCAGATGCAGAAGTTGAACACGAAGATCAGCCAGGTAATTTCTACCATGTAAAATATTTCCTAAAAGATAGTGATCAGTTCCTTGAAGTAGCTACTACAAGACCTGAAACTATGCTTGGGGACTCTGGTATAGCAGTAAACCCTAACGATGAAAGATATGCTGACATAGTTGGAAAAACTGCAATACTTCCATTAGTTGGTAGAGAATTACCAATAGTTGCAGATGAATATGTTGATATGGAATTCGGTACTGGTGTTGTTAAAATGACTCCAGCTCACGACCCTAACGACTTCGAAGTTGGTTTAAGACATAATTTAGAAGAAATCAACGTTATGAACGAAGACGGTACAATGAACGACAAATGCGGTAAATACGCAGGTATGGACAGATATGAATGTAGAAAATCAATCATAGACGACCTAAAAGAAGAAGGATTCTTAATAAAAATAAAAGAACACGACCACGCTGTTGGTACTTGCTATAGATGTCATACAACTATAGAGCCAAGATTATCTGAACAGTGGTTCGTAAAAATGGATAAATTAGCAGAACCTGCTATAAAAATATTAAACGATAAAGAATTACAGTTTGTTCCTGACAAATTCGATAAAACTTACTTACAGTGGTTAGAAAACATAAGAGACTGGTGTATATCAAGACAGTTATGGTGGGGTCATCAGATACCAGCATACTACTGCCAGGAATGTGGAGAAGTTGTTGTTGCTAGAGAAATGCCAGAAAAATGTCCAAAATGTGGATGCACTCACTTCAAACAGGATGAAGACGTACTAGATACTTGGTTCTCATCTGCTTTATGGCCATTCTCAACACTTGGTTGGCCAAACAACACAGAAGAATTAAACTACTACTATCCAACAAACGTACTTGTAACTGGATACGATATAATATTCTTCTGGGTAGTAAGAATGGCATTTGCAGCAATGTTCTGTATGAATGAAAAACCATTCTCTCATGTATTAATACATGGTCTTGTTAGAGACTCTCAAGGTAGAAAAATGAGTAAATCTTTAGGAAATGGTATCGACCCACTTGAAATAATAGACCAGTTTGGTGCAGATGCTTTAAGATTTACATTAATAACAGGAAACTCTCCAGGAAACGACATGAGATTCTACATGGAAAGAGTTGAATTTGCTAGAAACTTCGCAAATAAATTATGGAATGCATCAAGATTCGTATTCATGAACTGGGACGAAGAAATGATGAATGGCGTAACAAGAAGCGATGTTGAAGCTAACTTAACATTAGCAGATAAATGGATAATATCAAGAGCTAACAATATAGTTAAAGATGTTACTCATAACATGGATAAATTCGAATTAGGTATGGCTCTTCAGAAAGCATACGACTTCACTTGGTCAGAATACTGTGACTGGTACATAGAAATGGTTAAACCAAGATTATACGGTGATGATGTAGAAGCTAAAAAAGCAGCTCTTTACACATTAACTTATGTTCTTGAAACAATATTAAAACTTCTTCACCCATTCATACCATTCATAACAGAAGAAATATTCGACCATCTTCCAACTGCAAACGGAATGATAATAGTATCTGAATGGCCAGAATTCAAAGAAGAAGACAACATGGCTAAAGAAGAAGCTATGATGGATGTAATGATGGACGGTATAAGAAACGTAAGAAACGTTAGATCAGAAATGAACGTTCCACCATCTAAAAAAGCAAAAGTTATAATGGTTCCTAGTGAAGATAAACTAGAAGCTGTTGAAGCAGGAAAAGACTACTTCAAAACTTTAGCATCAGCATCAGAAGTTGAAGTTAGAGCAGATGAAGTTGGTATACCTGAAGATGCAGTAAGTGTAGTTATAGACGGTGTTAAGATATTTATACCTCTTGACGAACTTGTTGACTTCGAAAAAGAATTAGAAAGATTAAACAAGGAAAAAGCTAAATTAGAAGGCGAAATTAAGAGAGTTAATGGAAAACTTTCTAATCAGGGATTCCTTGCAAAAGCACCTCAGAAATTAGTTGACGAGGAAAAAGCTAAAAAAGAAAAATTTGAAGAAATGATGAAATCAGTAGAGGAAAGATTAGCTAGTATACAGGCAAAACTTTCATAA
- a CDS encoding phosphate ABC transporter substrate-binding protein, with product MKNRRLALLLAGILTVGCLATGCGNSGGGEGDAAASKETATISVSGSTSVGPSMEKIAERFEKANEGVSVEIQQIGSSAGIKNAIDGVSEIGMASRDLKEEEKSAGLQETKIAIDGIAVITNKNNPVKNLTTDQVKDIYTGKITNWKEVGGNDAPIVVVSREEGSGTRDGFQEIIGFESTELLKDAQVSDGSGNIKSTVEGNDNAIGYISFGYVDDAINALNVNDVEPTADNVTNSSYPIARPFLLVDKQDGLSENGKKLIDFVLSDEGQQIMEDEGFIKINK from the coding sequence ATGAAAAACAGAAGATTAGCACTTTTATTAGCAGGTATATTAACTGTAGGATGTTTAGCTACAGGATGCGGAAACTCAGGTGGAGGAGAAGGAGATGCAGCTGCTTCTAAAGAAACAGCAACAATAAGCGTATCAGGATCAACTTCAGTAGGACCATCAATGGAAAAAATAGCTGAACGGTTTGAAAAAGCAAATGAAGGAGTTAGTGTTGAAATACAGCAGATAGGTTCATCAGCAGGTATAAAAAATGCAATAGATGGTGTATCTGAAATAGGTATGGCATCAAGAGATTTAAAAGAAGAAGAAAAATCAGCAGGACTTCAGGAAACAAAAATAGCTATAGACGGTATAGCAGTTATAACAAATAAAAACAACCCAGTTAAAAACCTTACAACAGATCAGGTAAAAGATATATACACTGGAAAAATAACTAACTGGAAAGAAGTTGGCGGAAATGATGCTCCAATAGTTGTTGTATCAAGAGAAGAAGGTTCTGGTACAAGAGATGGATTCCAGGAAATAATAGGATTTGAATCTACAGAATTATTAAAAGATGCTCAGGTTAGTGATGGTTCAGGAAACATAAAATCAACAGTTGAAGGAAATGATAATGCAATAGGATACATATCTTTCGGATACGTTGATGACGCTATAAATGCTTTAAATGTAAATGATGTTGAACCAACAGCAGATAACGTAACTAACTCAAGCTACCCAATAGCTAGACCATTCTTACTAGTTGACAAACAGGATGGATTATCAGAAAATGGTAAAAAATTAATAGACTTCGTATTAAGTGATGAAGGTCAGCAGATAATGGAAGATGAAGGATTCATCAAAATAAACAAATAA
- the pstC gene encoding phosphate ABC transporter permease subunit PstC, with product MTTNTEVVGSSRTREKKIKNLNMKYSADRFMKYVFLISALISIASLVVITGFVFYMGLKPFLAEGYSLGAFLTGSEWVPSADLFGVAPMIAASLFATAGSIVIGTTVGILTAIFIAEIAPAKISGKISAAVELLAGIPSVLYGVFGLAVIVPGIQNIFNLPKGQSLLAVILVLSIMMLPTIVSVSETAIRAVDPAYKEGSYALGASRIETIFKVVLPAAKSGILAAVVLGIGRALGETMAVILVAGNSPAMPTSIMDSVRPLTTNIALEMGYAYGTHQEMLFATGVVLFTFILILNVVLNKLTKKAVK from the coding sequence ATGACAACAAACACAGAAGTAGTGGGATCTTCTAGGACAAGAGAAAAGAAAATAAAAAATTTAAATATGAAGTACAGTGCTGACAGATTTATGAAGTACGTATTTTTAATAAGTGCGCTAATATCTATAGCAAGCTTAGTAGTTATAACAGGATTCGTATTTTATATGGGATTAAAACCATTCTTAGCAGAAGGATATTCTTTAGGAGCATTCTTAACTGGTAGCGAATGGGTTCCATCAGCGGATTTATTCGGAGTTGCGCCAATGATAGCTGCTTCATTATTTGCTACAGCAGGATCAATAGTAATAGGTACAACAGTAGGTATCTTAACAGCGATATTCATAGCAGAAATAGCACCTGCTAAAATATCTGGAAAAATATCAGCAGCAGTTGAACTTCTAGCTGGTATACCTTCAGTACTTTACGGGGTATTCGGACTTGCAGTAATAGTTCCAGGAATACAGAATATATTCAACCTTCCAAAAGGACAGAGTTTACTTGCAGTAATACTTGTACTTTCAATAATGATGTTACCAACAATAGTTTCAGTATCAGAAACAGCAATAAGAGCTGTAGACCCAGCTTACAAAGAAGGTTCTTATGCATTAGGAGCTTCAAGAATAGAAACAATATTCAAAGTTGTTCTTCCAGCTGCAAAATCAGGAATACTTGCTGCAGTTGTTTTAGGTATAGGTAGAGCACTTGGTGAAACAATGGCGGTAATATTAGTAGCTGGTAACTCTCCTGCAATGCCAACAAGCATAATGGACAGTGTTAGACCACTTACAACAAATATAGCTCTTGAAATGGGTTACGCATACGGAACTCATCAGGAAATGCTATTTGCAACAGGAGTTGTACTATTCACATTCATATTAATATTAAATGTAGTACTTAATAAGTTAACTAAGAAAGCGGTGAAATAA
- the pstA gene encoding phosphate ABC transporter permease PstA produces the protein MNGARKRKDNILNGLIYGSAFITVAMLFVIVGYIFYKGFGNINFNFIFSDYQASGDGGVYPMILATVYTVVIAILVSAPVGILAAIYLQEYAKQGRLVSAIRFCTESLAGIPSIIYGLFGGIFFVTFMKMGYSLLSGSLTVAIIILPVIIRTTEEALKTVPQSYREASFALGATKLQTLYKVIVPSAMPGIISGVILSIGRVVGESAAILLTAGTVAKMPAGIMSSARTLTVHSYLLTKETGDIATASSIGIILIVIVLALNTLAKFAGKKLSKAKY, from the coding sequence ATGAACGGAGCAAGAAAGAGAAAAGACAATATATTAAATGGATTGATATACGGATCAGCATTCATAACAGTTGCAATGCTATTCGTAATAGTAGGATACATATTCTACAAAGGATTTGGAAACATAAACTTTAACTTTATATTCAGCGATTACCAGGCATCAGGTGATGGTGGGGTTTACCCAATGATATTAGCAACAGTTTATACAGTAGTAATTGCAATATTAGTATCTGCACCAGTTGGGATACTTGCAGCGATATATCTTCAGGAATACGCAAAACAGGGTAGACTTGTTTCAGCTATAAGATTCTGTACAGAAAGCTTAGCTGGTATACCTTCAATAATATACGGATTATTTGGTGGTATATTCTTCGTAACATTCATGAAAATGGGATACTCATTATTATCAGGATCTTTAACAGTTGCGATAATAATTCTTCCAGTAATAATAAGAACTACAGAAGAAGCTTTAAAAACAGTACCTCAGAGTTACAGAGAAGCATCATTTGCACTTGGAGCTACAAAACTTCAGACTTTATACAAAGTTATCGTACCTAGTGCAATGCCTGGTATAATATCAGGGGTTATACTTTCAATAGGTCGTGTTGTTGGGGAATCAGCTGCGATACTACTTACAGCAGGTACAGTTGCAAAAATGCCAGCAGGAATAATGAGTAGTGCTAGAACACTTACAGTTCACTCATACTTATTAACAAAAGAAACTGGTGATATAGCAACAGCATCTTCAATAGGTATAATACTTATAGTTATAGTGTTAGCACTTAATACATTAGCTAAATTTGCAGGTAAAAAACTTAGTAAAGCAAAATATTAA
- the pstB gene encoding phosphate ABC transporter ATP-binding protein PstB: protein MEVYNKTKIAVRNLDLYYGEKQALKDVNMNIKEGKVTALIGPSGCGKSTFIRTLNKMNDLIDNVKIYGEIDLDGEDINKQNVIELRTKVGMVFQKPNPFPMSIYDNITYGPKIQGIKDKKELDKIVEESLKGAAIWDEVKDRLKSSALGLSGGQQQRLCIARAIAMKPEVILMDEPTSALDPISTGKVEELIEELKGKYTIVIVTHNMQQANRISDDTAFFLNGEVVEFNDTRSIFENPMDKRTEDYINGRFG, encoded by the coding sequence ATGGAAGTATACAATAAGACTAAAATAGCTGTTAGAAATTTAGATCTTTACTACGGCGAAAAACAGGCATTAAAAGACGTTAACATGAATATAAAAGAAGGAAAAGTAACTGCACTTATAGGACCTTCAGGATGTGGTAAATCTACATTTATAAGAACTTTAAACAAAATGAACGATTTAATAGACAACGTAAAAATCTACGGAGAAATAGATTTAGACGGAGAAGATATAAACAAACAGAATGTTATAGAATTAAGAACAAAAGTTGGTATGGTGTTCCAGAAACCAAACCCATTCCCAATGAGTATATACGATAATATAACTTACGGACCTAAAATACAGGGAATAAAAGATAAGAAAGAATTAGACAAAATAGTTGAAGAAAGTTTAAAAGGAGCTGCTATCTGGGATGAAGTAAAAGATAGATTAAAAAGTTCAGCACTTGGTTTATCAGGTGGACAGCAGCAGAGACTTTGTATAGCTAGAGCAATAGCTATGAAGCCAGAAGTAATATTAATGGACGAACCTACTTCTGCACTTGACCCAATATCTACAGGTAAGGTTGAAGAGCTTATAGAAGAGTTAAAAGGTAAGTATACTATAGTAATAGTTACTCACAATATGCAGCAGGCAAACAGAATATCTGATGATACTGCATTCTTCTTAAATGGTGAAGTTGTAGAATTTAACGACACAAGATCAATATTTGAAAATCCAATGGATAAAAGAACAGAAGATTATATAAACGGAAGATTTGGTTAA
- the hflX gene encoding GTPase HflX, producing MIKKGIIVGININNKNNFDESMEELKNLCLACKIETVGQIKQNSKKVNSTFYMGSGKIDELKNLVEENNADIVIFNNELSASQVKNIEEEINCNVIDRTALILDIFANRAKTRESKLQVEVAKLQYELPRLVGSNEDLGRQSGGVGTKNRGAGETKLELDRRRIEDKIANLNKELEVLKNQREVQKSKRKKSNIPNVALVGYTNAGKSSVMNALVEKFINDEDKKVFEKNMLFATLETYVRNIKLDNNKSFLLSDTVGFVGDLPHSLVKAFRSTLEEVCDADLLLHVIDISNPNYENHINVTNETLNQIGADNIPVIYVYNKVDLMELDTFNIEGMLVSAKKYIGIEELLESICKNIFMDYIKCKVMVPYKDGKMTSYIIDSSTVLETEYTNEGTLFSIECSKEDYVKYQSYII from the coding sequence ATGATAAAAAAAGGAATAATTGTAGGAATTAATATAAATAATAAAAATAATTTTGATGAATCTATGGAAGAATTAAAAAATTTATGCTTAGCTTGCAAAATAGAAACTGTTGGTCAAATTAAGCAGAATTCAAAGAAAGTTAACTCTACTTTTTATATGGGTAGTGGGAAGATAGATGAATTAAAAAATTTAGTAGAAGAAAACAATGCAGATATAGTTATATTTAATAATGAATTATCAGCGTCACAAGTTAAAAATATTGAAGAAGAAATAAATTGTAATGTCATAGATAGAACTGCGTTAATATTAGATATCTTTGCAAATAGAGCAAAAACAAGAGAATCTAAATTACAAGTAGAGGTTGCGAAGCTCCAATATGAATTACCAAGATTAGTTGGTTCAAATGAAGATTTAGGTCGTCAAAGTGGTGGAGTAGGGACTAAAAACAGAGGCGCAGGAGAAACAAAATTAGAATTAGACCGTAGAAGAATAGAAGATAAAATTGCTAATTTAAATAAAGAGCTTGAAGTATTAAAAAATCAAAGAGAAGTACAAAAAAGTAAAAGGAAAAAATCTAATATTCCTAATGTAGCTTTAGTAGGATATACAAATGCTGGTAAGTCATCTGTTATGAATGCTTTAGTAGAGAAGTTTATAAATGATGAAGATAAAAAAGTATTTGAAAAAAATATGCTATTTGCAACTTTAGAAACTTATGTTAGAAATATAAAATTAGATAATAATAAATCTTTTTTATTATCAGATACAGTGGGATTTGTTGGGGATTTACCTCATAGTTTAGTAAAAGCTTTTAGGTCTACTCTAGAAGAAGTTTGTGATGCGGACTTATTACTTCATGTGATTGATATATCTAATCCTAATTATGAAAATCATATAAATGTAACAAATGAAACATTAAATCAAATAGGGGCGGATAATATTCCTGTGATTTATGTATATAATAAAGTTGATTTAATGGAATTAGATACATTCAATATAGAAGGGATGCTGGTTTCAGCTAAAAAATATATAGGTATAGAAGAATTATTGGAATCTATATGTAAAAATATATTTATGGATTATATAAAATGTAAGGTTATGGTTCCTTATAAAGATGGTAAAATGACATCTTATATAATTGATAGTTCAACTGTTCTAGAAACTGAATATACTAATGAAGGAACTTTATTTAGTATAGAATGTAGTAAAGAGGATTATGTTAAATACCAGTCATATATAATCTAG